A single window of Pseudarthrobacter psychrotolerans DNA harbors:
- a CDS encoding UBP-type zinc finger domain-containing protein, with amino-acid sequence MNTTPGIDISIPPSGTGCVECEASGGWWLHLRRCAQCGHIGCCDNSPAQHATAHAHSTGHPVIRSFEPGEDWFFDYPSSKFFAGPELEPPAHHPLDQSVPGPASRVAADWRQHLH; translated from the coding sequence ATGAATACCACACCCGGAATCGACATTTCGATTCCACCCAGCGGGACTGGTTGCGTTGAATGCGAGGCCAGCGGAGGCTGGTGGCTGCATCTGCGCCGGTGCGCCCAGTGCGGGCACATCGGCTGTTGCGACAACTCGCCGGCGCAACACGCCACAGCACATGCACATTCAACAGGCCACCCGGTCATCCGCAGCTTCGAACCAGGCGAAGACTGGTTCTTCGACTATCCCAGCTCCAAGTTTTTCGCCGGACCGGAGCTTGAGCCGCCGGCGCATCACCCCCTCGATCAAAGCGTTCCGGGCCCGGCCTCACGCGTCGCGGCTGACTGGCGGCAGCACCTGCACTGA
- a CDS encoding DUF309 domain-containing protein produces the protein MDAGRPFAAHEVLEARWKAGPAEERNLWQGLAQICVGLTHAARGTALARTGSSSAVRPDSRSTVPAKGRPTGSTCPPL, from the coding sequence GTGGACGCTGGCCGGCCCTTCGCCGCCCATGAGGTACTCGAGGCCCGCTGGAAGGCTGGGCCGGCCGAAGAACGCAACCTTTGGCAAGGTCTCGCCCAGATCTGCGTCGGGCTCACCCACGCTGCTCGGGGAACAGCGTTGGCGCGCACCGGCTCTTCGAGCGCGGTGCGGCCCGACTCGAGGAGTACGGTTCCGGCGAAGGGCCGACCTACGGGCTCGACTTGTCCGCCGTTGTGA
- a CDS encoding DoxX family protein yields the protein MNIVLWITASVLAAAFLAAGAMKLLQPKEKLAASGMGWTEDYNPGAVKAIGLLEILAAVGLILPALLGIVPVLVPTAALGLAIIMVGAIVTHARRKEMPAIVANVVLLVLAAAIVWGRFGPYTFVS from the coding sequence ATGAATATTGTCCTGTGGATCACCGCGAGTGTACTGGCCGCCGCCTTCCTGGCTGCTGGCGCCATGAAGCTCCTTCAGCCGAAAGAGAAGCTGGCAGCCTCGGGAATGGGCTGGACGGAGGACTACAACCCAGGGGCGGTCAAGGCAATTGGCCTGCTGGAAATCCTCGCCGCGGTCGGTTTGATCCTTCCGGCGCTCCTGGGGATCGTCCCCGTGCTGGTCCCGACGGCCGCCCTCGGCCTCGCAATCATTATGGTCGGCGCCATCGTCACGCACGCCCGGCGCAAGGAAATGCCGGCGATCGTGGCCAACGTCGTCCTGCTCGTTCTCGCGGCCGCAATCGTCTGGGGCAGGTTCGGCCCGTACACCTTCGTGTCCTAG
- a CDS encoding MarR family transcriptional regulator, with the protein MDTSTADSKGTSGEPRWLSGEERDAWLRLASILIRLPAEMDAQLQRDAGIRHFEYQLMAGLSEVPDRTMRMSDLAVLTEGSLPRLSQVVGRLEKSGWVSRSPDPTDGRYTLATLTEEGWEKVVKTAPGHVETVRALVFDPLTKAQVRQLTGIGQRIMRAIDPDDPCLGPHTG; encoded by the coding sequence ATGGACACTTCCACTGCTGATTCCAAGGGCACTTCAGGGGAGCCGCGCTGGCTGAGCGGCGAGGAGAGGGACGCCTGGCTCAGGCTCGCCAGCATCCTGATCCGACTCCCGGCGGAAATGGACGCACAACTGCAGCGCGACGCCGGCATCAGACACTTTGAATATCAACTGATGGCCGGGCTGTCCGAAGTTCCGGACCGCACCATGCGGATGAGCGATCTAGCGGTGCTCACCGAAGGCTCCTTGCCGCGATTGTCTCAAGTCGTCGGCCGTCTGGAGAAGTCGGGATGGGTCTCCCGCTCACCGGATCCAACCGATGGCCGGTACACCCTGGCCACCCTCACCGAAGAGGGCTGGGAAAAGGTAGTGAAGACGGCGCCAGGGCACGTCGAGACCGTCCGCGCCCTCGTCTTCGATCCCCTGACAAAGGCCCAAGTACGACAGCTGACCGGCATCGGCCAGCGCATCATGCGCGCGATCGACCCCGACGACCCTTGCCTCGGCCCCCACACCGGCTGA
- a CDS encoding alpha/beta hydrolase, translated as MNLERWKWDLLESGPAGAGHTVLLLPAGLCTAVFYEELMAEPKLAGVRLVAATLPGHGGSPAPDDVSIENYARLTCELAADVGCDAVVGHSFGATVALEMAASGGFSGPLVLLAPSFSREGEAKFFRALDRLSRVLAHLPYVAMLKLIPGEVKARPLSPDRRDVLVVELQKNDP; from the coding sequence GTGAACCTCGAACGCTGGAAGTGGGATCTCCTCGAGTCTGGACCGGCAGGGGCCGGTCACACAGTGCTCCTGCTGCCCGCCGGTCTGTGCACTGCAGTGTTCTACGAGGAGCTGATGGCCGAGCCAAAGCTGGCAGGCGTGCGGCTGGTCGCAGCGACATTGCCAGGGCACGGAGGCAGTCCCGCTCCCGACGACGTCAGCATTGAGAACTATGCGCGGCTCACGTGCGAGCTCGCCGCCGACGTCGGCTGCGACGCGGTGGTCGGTCACAGTTTTGGCGCCACTGTTGCGCTCGAGATGGCGGCTTCGGGCGGGTTCTCTGGGCCGCTCGTGCTGTTGGCGCCCAGTTTCTCGCGCGAGGGCGAGGCGAAATTCTTCCGCGCCCTCGATCGACTCAGCCGCGTACTGGCGCACCTGCCATACGTCGCGATGCTGAAACTCATACCCGGCGAGGTGAAAGCGAGACCGCTGTCCCCGGACCGCCGTGATGTGCTCGTCGTTGAACTTCAAAAGAACGATCCGTGA
- a CDS encoding IS3 family transposase (programmed frameshift), producing the protein MSSPVLSAVREDSAVNSSNSSGPRAGGPRPRRSFTPVQKLEFLAAYENACETNAGGAFLRTEGLYSSQMTEWRRLRDAGVLAGKKAGDSIGKLSAEQAENARLRRQLEVSEGRLKQTEAALELNGKTTGVLRERLRGYAGRAPVQETLMATYRSMLDLRIPTRRAASLTGVSRTTANRKPAPPRDQMAVVPQNKLSAAERAGILAALNSPEFVDLAPMQVYAKLLDQGIYLGSLSTFYRVLEENRMVKERRRLAKHPPRAVPELVATAPGQVYTWDITKLAGPVKGKYFDCYMMVDIHSRFIVGAHVHATESGALAVEMMKGIFGIHGIPQVVHADRGTSMTSKTVAALLSDLEVTRSHSRPRVSNDNPYSESIFKTLKYGPEFPERFASVHDAGAFISSFVDWYNHHHQHSGIGFHTPANVHYGHAAGVARERSATLAAARTKHPERFTTTTDPKILALPGPAWINQPKEITEQSAA; encoded by the exons ATGTCCAGTCCAGTTTTGAGTGCAGTACGCGAAGATAGTGCTGTGAATAGTAGTAATTCTTCCGGGCCGCGGGCCGGTGGTCCGCGGCCGCGCCGGTCGTTCACTCCGGTCCAGAAGCTCGAGTTCCTCGCCGCCTACGAGAACGCGTGTGAGACCAATGCCGGCGGCGCTTTCCTGCGCACGGAGGGCCTGTATTCGTCGCAGATGACCGAGTGGCGGCGGCTGCGTGACGCCGGTGTCCTGGCCGGGAAGAAGGCTGGGGATTCGATCGGGAAACTGTCGGCGGAGCAGGCTGAGAACGCGCGTTTGCGCCGCCAGTTAGAGGTGAGTGAGGGCCGGTTGAAGCAGACCGAGGCAGCCTTGGAGCTGA ATGGGAAAACTACAGGCGTTCTTAGAGAGCGCCTCAGAGGATATGCCGGACGGGCCCCGGTCCAAGAAACGCTGATGGCCACGTACCGGTCGATGCTGGACCTAAGGATCCCTACGCGCCGGGCAGCATCATTGACCGGTGTTTCCCGGACGACCGCGAACCGGAAACCGGCCCCGCCGCGGGACCAGATGGCGGTGGTGCCGCAGAACAAACTCAGCGCCGCTGAGCGGGCCGGGATTCTGGCGGCGCTGAACTCGCCGGAGTTCGTGGACCTGGCCCCCATGCAGGTCTATGCGAAGCTGCTGGATCAGGGGATCTATCTGGGGTCCCTGTCGACTTTTTACCGGGTGCTGGAGGAAAACCGGATGGTCAAGGAGCGCCGCCGGCTGGCCAAGCACCCGCCCCGGGCAGTTCCTGAACTGGTCGCCACCGCCCCGGGACAGGTCTACACGTGGGATATTACAAAGCTCGCGGGCCCGGTCAAGGGGAAGTATTTTGACTGCTACATGATGGTGGATATCCATTCCAGGTTCATCGTCGGCGCGCACGTCCACGCCACCGAATCGGGGGCATTGGCCGTGGAAATGATGAAGGGAATCTTCGGAATCCACGGCATCCCCCAGGTCGTGCACGCGGACCGGGGAACATCCATGACCTCCAAAACCGTCGCGGCGCTGCTCTCGGATCTGGAGGTCACCCGGTCCCACTCCAGGCCCCGCGTGAGCAATGATAATCCCTACAGTGAGTCGATTTTCAAGACCCTGAAATACGGTCCGGAATTCCCGGAACGCTTCGCCTCAGTCCACGACGCCGGAGCATTTATCAGCAGTTTCGTGGACTGGTACAACCATCATCACCAGCACTCCGGCATCGGCTTCCACACCCCCGCGAACGTCCACTACGGCCACGCCGCCGGCGTCGCCAGGGAACGCTCGGCAACCCTCGCTGCAGCCCGCACGAAACACCCCGAACGATTCACGACAACCACTGATCCCAAAATTCTCGCGCTCCCAGGACCAGCGTGGATCAACCAACCCAAGGAAATCACCGAACAGTCAGCCGCCTAA
- a CDS encoding NAD(P)-dependent oxidoreductase, with amino-acid sequence MRIAVTGGSGKLGRHVVGRLTNDGHQVLNLDRAGDRSPGLAIVDLRNYGQVLDVFLGLDDRHDGFDAIVHLGAIPAPGIIPDAATFENNMLSTYNVFQGARRAGIKKVVYASSETVLGLPFDVDPPYIPVDEEYPARPESTYSLVKHLEEQMAIQLTRWDPELSITGLRFSNVMDPEDYERFPSFDADATARKWNLWGYIDGRDGAQAVARALENGQPGFQAFIIANADTVMTRSSASLAAEVFPNVTVTKELGEHETMLSIDKARRLLGFEPEHTWRTYHSNRSTTTEN; translated from the coding sequence ATGAGAATTGCAGTGACCGGCGGAAGCGGAAAACTCGGACGGCACGTGGTCGGCAGGCTGACCAACGACGGCCACCAGGTGCTGAACCTGGACCGTGCCGGGGACAGGAGCCCCGGGCTGGCCATCGTGGACCTGCGCAACTACGGCCAGGTCCTAGACGTATTCCTGGGTCTCGACGACCGGCATGACGGCTTCGACGCGATCGTCCACCTCGGAGCCATTCCGGCGCCAGGCATCATCCCGGACGCCGCCACGTTCGAGAACAACATGCTCTCCACCTACAACGTCTTCCAGGGGGCCCGGCGGGCCGGGATCAAGAAGGTGGTGTACGCCTCGAGCGAGACCGTGCTGGGACTGCCGTTCGACGTCGACCCGCCCTACATCCCGGTCGACGAGGAGTACCCCGCCCGGCCGGAAAGCACCTACTCCCTGGTGAAGCACCTTGAGGAGCAGATGGCGATCCAGTTGACGCGCTGGGATCCGGAGCTGAGCATCACGGGCCTGCGGTTCTCCAACGTGATGGACCCTGAGGATTACGAACGGTTCCCGTCGTTCGATGCCGACGCCACGGCGCGCAAGTGGAACCTCTGGGGCTATATCGACGGGCGCGACGGCGCGCAGGCCGTGGCCCGTGCGCTGGAAAACGGCCAGCCCGGATTCCAGGCTTTCATCATCGCCAACGCCGACACCGTCATGACCCGTTCCAGCGCCAGCCTCGCCGCGGAGGTGTTCCCCAACGTCACCGTGACCAAGGAACTGGGCGAACACGAGACCATGCTGTCCATCGACAAGGCCCGGCGCCTGCTGGGCTTCGAGCCCGAACACACCTGGCGGACGTACCACTCGAACCGCAGCACGACCACCGAAAACTGA
- a CDS encoding aldo/keto reductase: MQYRTLGHSGAVVSAYALGTMTFGAEATEEASHAVLDSYFDAGGNFIDTADVYSAGASEEIVGRWLARRPEVRDKAVLATKGRFPMGTAPNDVGTSRRRLTRALDDSLRRLGVDQIDLYQLHAWDPITPLEETLRFLDDSVSRGKIAYYGFSNFLGWQLTKAVHVARAHGWSPPVTLQPQCSLLVREIESEIVPAALDAGIGLLPWSPLGGGWLSGKYKRDQPPTGATRLGENPERGMEAWKARNDNPRTWAVIAAVEDIAAAHDASPSQVALAWLADRPAVTSVILGARTKEQLADNLAAADLQLSPDETKQLTQASQPQVGVYPYGPMAQEQRSRKIEGGR; encoded by the coding sequence ATGCAATATCGAACCCTGGGCCACAGCGGCGCAGTCGTTTCCGCCTATGCGCTGGGAACCATGACATTCGGTGCCGAGGCCACGGAAGAGGCTTCGCACGCAGTGCTGGACAGCTACTTCGACGCCGGCGGGAACTTCATCGACACCGCGGACGTATACAGCGCGGGCGCATCGGAGGAGATTGTGGGCCGCTGGCTGGCGCGGCGCCCGGAAGTAAGGGACAAGGCGGTGCTCGCCACCAAGGGCCGCTTTCCGATGGGAACGGCACCGAACGACGTCGGAACGTCCCGCCGCCGCCTGACCCGCGCCCTGGATGATTCCCTCCGCCGTCTGGGCGTGGACCAGATCGACCTTTACCAGCTGCACGCGTGGGACCCGATCACTCCGTTGGAGGAGACGCTCCGCTTCCTGGACGACTCCGTCAGCCGCGGCAAGATCGCCTATTACGGCTTCTCCAACTTCCTCGGGTGGCAGCTGACCAAGGCCGTCCACGTTGCCCGCGCCCACGGCTGGAGCCCGCCGGTGACCCTGCAGCCCCAGTGCAGCCTGCTGGTCCGGGAAATTGAATCGGAGATTGTCCCGGCTGCGCTCGACGCCGGGATTGGTTTGCTGCCGTGGTCCCCGCTGGGCGGGGGCTGGTTATCGGGCAAGTACAAACGGGACCAACCTCCTACAGGTGCCACGCGGCTCGGCGAGAACCCCGAACGCGGCATGGAGGCCTGGAAGGCACGCAATGACAATCCCCGCACCTGGGCGGTCATCGCAGCCGTGGAAGACATTGCCGCGGCCCACGATGCGAGCCCCTCCCAGGTGGCCTTGGCATGGCTGGCCGACCGGCCGGCGGTCACGTCCGTGATCCTGGGTGCCCGGACCAAAGAGCAGCTCGCCGACAACCTTGCTGCGGCAGACCTGCAACTCAGCCCGGACGAAACCAAACAGCTGACTCAGGCCAGCCAGCCTCAAGTCGGGGTCTATCCGTATGGGCCAATGGCGCAGGAGCAGCGCAGCCGCAAGATCGAGGGGGGACGGTAG
- a CDS encoding cold-shock protein has product MATGTVKWFNAEKGFGFISPDDSSQDVFAHYSAIASSGFRSLEENQKVSFETEQGPKGPQAVNIQAL; this is encoded by the coding sequence ATGGCTACTGGTACCGTCAAATGGTTTAACGCTGAAAAGGGCTTCGGCTTCATTTCCCCCGATGACTCCTCACAGGACGTTTTCGCTCACTACTCCGCGATCGCCTCTTCCGGCTTCCGCTCACTCGAAGAGAACCAGAAGGTTTCCTTCGAAACCGAGCAGGGCCCCAAGGGTCCCCAGGCCGTCAACATCCAGGCACTCTAA